The window GCTCCTTGAGCGCCAGCAGTTGCCGCGTGACCGCCCAGCTCGTCGTATCGACATGCACGAACGCGAGCAACGGACGATTCAGACGCGCGGCATCGAGCGCGGCGACGGTGGCCTTGATCACGCCTTCCTTCTTCAAACGCCGCGCGCGCTCGTGCACCGCGGGCGCCGACAGGAACAGTAGCTTGCCGAGTTCCGCGTAGGTGCGCGTGGCGTCTTCCGCGAGCAGGGCCAGCAGTTTGCGGTCCGTGTCGTCGAGCACGGCCGCGACGGCCGGTTGCGCGCCGGGCGTCTTCAGTGCCTTGCCGGTTCGGCTCGCAGGTGGACGGGAATTGTCGGTCATCGGGATTCAGGTTTGGCGGCGGGATGCTCGCCATCTTGCCCGAGTCCGGCGCGCAACGCCCGGCGAATCACCTTGCCGGTCGCCGTCAACGGCAGGCTGTCGACAAAGCGGATCTCGCGCGGATACTCGTGCGCGGCGAGACGCGTTTTGACATGCTGCTGGATCTCGCGCACCAAGGCGTCGTCGCCGATAAAGCCGGGTTTCAGCACGACGAACGCCATGACGATTTCGGTGCGTTCGCGATCGGGCGCACCGATCACGGCCGCCATCGACACCGCCGGATGACGCAGCAGCGAATCCTCGATCGAAGCCGGGCCGATCCGGTAACCGGCGCTGGTGATCACGTCGTCGCCGCGACCGACGAAGCGGATAAAGCCGTCCGCGTCGCGCGTGCCGAGGTCGCCGGTCACGAGAAACTTGCCGCGGTATTTCTCGCGCGTGGCCGCTTCGTTGCCCCAGTAGCCGAGGAACATCACCGGATCGGGCGCGGCCACCGCGATATCGCCGATCGCGCCTTGCTGCAGTTCGTTGCCGTCGGCGTCGACAATCGCGACATGATGCCCCGGCACCGCGCGGCCGATCGCGCCGAAGCACGGCTCGAACAGCGCCGCGCACGACGACACCACCACGTTGCACTCCGTTTGCCCATAGAACTCGTTGATCGTGACGCCGAGCGCTTTGCGGCCCCAATCGATCAGTTCCTCACCGAGCGATTCGCCGCCGCTCGCCACCGAGCGCAGCGCGAGCGGCCAGCGCTCGGGATGCTCGACGCCGCGCATCATCTTCAATGCCGTGGGCGGCAAAAACGTATGGGACACCGCGTGACGCGCCATCAGATCGAACGCGGCCTGGCCGTCGAATTTCGCAAAGCGGCGCGCCAGCACGGCCACGCCGTGATGCCACGACGGCAGCAGCACGTCGAACAGCCCGCCGATCCACGCCCAGTCGGCGGGCGTCCACATGAGCGTGGCCTGCACGGGGAAACCCTGCTGCGACAGTTCGACGCCCGGCAGATGCCCGGGCAGAACGCGATGGCCATGCAACGCGCCCTTCGGTTTGCCGGTCGTGCCGGACGTGTAGATGATGACGGCGGGATCGTCGGCGCTGGTATCGGCCGGCGTGAACTCGGCAGGCGCATTGTTCAGCGCGTGCCAGAACGAACGCACGGGGTTGGCTTGCGCGGCGTCGTAGGCGCTTTCATCGGCGATATCCACGCTGAACACATTGCGTAGCGCCGGCAAGGCCGCGCGAATCTCGGCGATCTTTTGCACGCCCGCGTTGTCGGTGATTAACGCGACTGCGCCGCTGTCGCCCAGGCGATGTTCGATCGCATCGATGCCGAACAGCGCGAACAGCGGCACCGCCACCATGCCCGCCTTGTACGCGGCGAGATGCGCGACGGCCGTCTCGATCGACTGCGACAGAAAGATGCCGATGCGGTCGCCGCGTTGCGCGCCCGCTGCGAGCAGTGCGTTGGCGAAACGATCCGACAGCGCCTTCAATTCGTCGAACGTGTAGTGCGTGGCCCGGCCTTCGGGATCTTCATAGATCAGCGCGAGACGTCCGGAACCGTCGGCCCATTTGTCGCAGACATCGACGCCGATGTTGTAGCGCGGCGGAATCCGCCACGCGAAGCTGGCCGTCAGCGATTCGTAGGTCTGGCCGTCGAGATTCATTGTGTCTGCTCCTGCAAGCCGGTCGGCGGTTGATAGCGTGGGAAACCGTTGTATTCGATCGTACGCTCGGCGGCGGGCAGCGGCCATGAATGGCGCGCGTTCGGCACGCCGCCATCCACGCGAATCACCGTGCCGTTGATAAATGCCGACGCCTCCGACAGCAGAAACACGGCCGCGCTCGCCAGTTCGGATTCGGTGCCGAAGCGTTGCAGCGGCACTTTGTGTTTCAGCGAGCGCAGCAGCGCGCGGTAGCTTTCGTCATAGCTGTCCATGCCGGCGGAAGCGATCCAGCCCGGCGCGACCGCGTTGACCCTGACACCTGAGTGACCCCATTCGCACGCGGCCGTTTCCGTGAAGTTCCACACGCCCGCGCGCGCCGCGCCCGAGTGGCCCATGCCGGGCATGCCGCCCCAGATGTCGGCCAGCATGTTGACGATTGCGCCGCCGTGGTGCTGCATCCATTGCGTATAGCACTCGCGGGACATGAGGAACGTGCCGTGCAGGTTGTTGCGCACGACGGCGTCCCAGCCGTTCAGCGAGATCGCCTCCAGCTTCGCGGGGAATTGGCCGCCGGCGCAATTGAAGAGGCCGTCGATCTGACCGAGGTCCTGAACGACGGCGGCGACCGTGTCGCGCACCTGTTGTTCGTTGCGGATATCGCACGAGTAGATGCGATGGCCGCTGACATTTTGATGATCGGCGACAAGTTCGGCTTGCACGGCTTCGAGTTTGTCCGCGCTACGGCCGATCAATGCAATCGTTGCGCCCAGCGACGCGAGTTCATGCGCCGTACAGCGGCCCAGCCCGCTGCCCGCCCCGGTGACGACGACGATCTTGCCTGCGAACAGGCCTTCGCGGAAGACGGAACGGTAGCCGCTCAACGGCGGCGAAGTACTCGGCGAAGCGGTGGGCATTCGGGTGTCTCCTTCACAAGCTGCTCGATATAGTTTTTTGAGTTTAGCTCAAGTTATATGAACGCACAGTGTCGAATGCATTTTTTAGCGCACCTTTAGCCAAAGCTATCACTTCAAATACATTTGAGCTAGACTCAACTCCAACAACTCCACTCTTCTTTTATCGACAATGACCGTCTCCGCCGCATCCCGCCGCGTGCCTGTGCAGGCGCGTTCCGAGCAACGTCTCAGGGCTATTCTGGAGGCGGCTCGGCTCGTGTTCTCCGAGGTCGGCTATGCGTCCGCCACGATGACGGAGATTGCGCGCCGGGTGGGCGTATCGGAGGCGACGATCTTCACGTACTTCGCCAGCAAGCGGGATTTATGCGTGCGCGTGCTGGGCAATTGGTACGATGAAATCATCGCGCAGGTGGAGGGAGAATTACCGCTGATCGACGGCACGCGCAGCAAGTTCGCGTATCTGGTGCGCACGCATCTTTACCGGCTAACGGTGGACGGAACCGGCTTGTGCGCGCTGATTCTTTCCGAGGGACGCGAGAAGGACGACAAGTTCGGCGACGTCATTGTCGAACTGCAGCGACGCTATACGGCGCCGATGATGCAGGTACTTGCCGAGGGTGTTGCCGGTGGCGACGTACGGGACGACATGCCGCTCGGCCTGCTGCGTTCGGCGGTTTATGGTCCGATGGAGCACGTGTTGTGGGACGCGGTACGCAAACAGAAGGCTGTCGACATTGAAGCGACGGCTGCGTCGTTGAGCGATCTGCTATGGCAAGGACTCGTACCACCCGATACGCGACAGGCCGCGTTAAAGCAGTTGCGTAACGATATCGTCGGCGCGGTAAAGCGATTCGAGGCTGCGGAATCGAAGTAAGCCAGGCAGAAGGCAGAATAACCGCCGCCCGAACCACAGCGCAGGGTTGATAGCAAACCGTCCCGGCGAGCGCAGAGCGCGAGGCGGGATGAATGACGGCCTTGTCACGCGTGCGGAGTGTGCGAGAGCACGGATTCCAGATGGTCCACCGCTGGTGGTGGACCACGAAACCCGCTTATGAGCTAGCGGTGTGAGCCGCTTTCTTTTGCCTACTTTTCTTTGCGGCATGCAAAGAAAAGTAGGTGCCCCCCGCACAGGGGGAACGCCAATAGACCACTAACAAACCAAGGAGAGGCCAACACAACAGCAACAGCAACACCAACAGCACCACCTACTCAACCCCACCAAAAACCCTTTCCCCTTCAAACAGAGTCATCCCCACCTGCACCTCCGCGACGCGATGCGGCGCCACATCCCGCACATCACCGCTCAACACAGCCAACGAAGCCGGCCGCCCAACCGCCAGCACCCCAGCCTCACCATCAAACCTGAGGCTAAAAGCAGAGTTATGCGTATAAGCCTTAAGCATCGCTTCAACCCCAACACTCTGCTCCGGCAAAAACGGCACATCTGCAACATCCCCAGGCGCCGCCCGCCGCAACGCGGTCTCAATCGCCACCAGCGGGTTCTGCGTGGAAACAGGCCAGTCGGAGCCCCCCGACAACATCGCCCCACCCCGCTGCAAATCACCAAACGCGTACTGCCGGCTCATCCGCCGCTCCCCAAGCAACTGCGTATAAAGCGCCTTTAAACCCGGCGCAACACTCCCCCACACGGCCTGCACCGAAGCAATCGCCCCCGTCTCCGCGAACCGCGGCACGTCCAAAGGATCGATCAACTGCACATGTGCCAATTGCGCACGCCGATCACGCCGCCCACGTTCGCGATTCAGCGCCTCGAGCGTATCGAGCGCCATCCGCACCGCGCGGTCGCCGATCGTATGAAAATGCAGATCGAAGCCCGCCGCGTCAGCGGCAAACACAGCCTCATGCAACTGCGCCGGCGTCCAATGCGCGGCACCGTTGTGATCCACATCGGCATAGTTGTCGAGTAACGCGCCGGTGTGACTCTCCAGCACGCCATCGATAAAGATCTTCGCCGTATGCAAACGCACGCGGCCACCGTCGTACTGACGACGCCAATCGATCAGCTTCCCGATCTGCGGCGCGAGCGCCAGATTCGGCGACACCAGCAACCCAAGGCTCACATTGGCCTTCAGATTGCCGCTGTCTCGCGCTCGCACATAGGCATCGACGAGCCGCTGACCGACCATCGCTTCAAACCATCCCGTGATACCGTTTTCGTGCGCCTGGCGCTGCGCTTTCTGCAAAGCGCGCGCGGATTCGTCGGCGCCCATTTGCGGCAGATGGCGAAACAGTCCATACAACGCGGCTTCATGGACGACTCCGGTGGGCGCGCCGTGCGCGTCGCGCTCGTAGATCCCGCCTTCCGGGTCCGGCGTCGTCGCACTCACGCCAAGCACCCGCAGCGCGGCGGTATTCAGACAACCGGAATGGACGTCATGACCGATCAGCAACAGCGGCCGGTCGCCGACCATCGTGTCGAGCGCGCTGCGGTTCAACTGGGCGCCGAGCGCTTCGAGCGCGACGTTGCCCGCCATCACCCAACTGCGCTGCGGATGCAGCGCGGCGCATTCGCGGACCTGGTGCGCGATCGCGTCGAGTGAATGGGCATCGCCGAGATCGGCGTCGCATGTGAGCTGGAATCCTTCGACCGGATGGGCGTGCGAGTCCGTGAAACCTGGCACGATCATGCGGCCTCGCAAGTCGACCTGTTCGGCCGCATGCAACTCCGCCGGCAAATCCGCATAGCTGCCCGCGTACGCAATCACGCCGTCGCGCACAGCGAGACAGGGCACCACGGTAGGCGTCGTGCCACCCGTATAAATCGTGCCGTTGACGAACGTGCAGTTGCGGTAGCGCAGATTCTCGCGCGCCGCGTCGTGTGAATCGTGTGAAAAGTGGCTCATGTCGTGCTCAGAAAGAATAGATGAACTGGGTCGCCAGAATGTCGTTGGCGCGTGAATAGGTGCCGTCGTTCATCAGGAACACCGGATGATTCGCCTGGTCATGCCGGTATTCGAACTTCAGCGTGATCTGTTGGGTCGGGAAAAACAGCAGGTCGGCGGTGATGTCGTAGTGCGCCGCGCCCTTGCATTCGGTGCCGTTGCGCGTGGACGCCGCGAAGCACGCGGGGTCGATGCCAAAGCCGCTGCTCGCGTTCACCGCCGGATTGCCACCCGCGAGCCCGTACAGAATGTTCGGCGCGCCGCCGCCGTTGGCGGTGTCGTTCAGATAGTCGAAGCGCAGCGTCGCGCCCATATGGCCGAGCCACGCCGAGGTCCACTTCTTGTGCCCCTGCAATGAGAAGCCGTACCAGCGCGCCGTGCCACCGTCGTACGCGCCTTTCTGCTGATCGCCGTAATCGAGTTGCGCATTCAATTGCAGTTTGTCGCGCGTGTAGGTCAGGTCGGTTTCGACGTAGCGCATCATGCCGAACGGCGTCGACGCGCTGCATTGATAGCCGTAGCCGCCAGGATTCGCGCACGGCGAGAACAGCGTCGAGCGGCCAACCATACCGGCCACACCGATGTCTAACGCGGTAGATAGCACGTCGTCGAAGCGCGCGGTCAGCGACGGCACCCAGTTGCTATGCGACGTGTTGTCCGGACCGTTCACGATCGCCGCCGACGTACGCAACTGCTCGTTCGACAGATACACCTGCCAGAAATGCGTGAAGATCGCGTTATTGCCCTTCAGACCAATGCCGACCATGCCCGCGGGTTCGCTGAAGTCGTACAGCAGGTTGTGCGTGAGCGTCAGCATCTGATTCGACGGTTGCGGCTCGTAGCCGATCGGACTCTGCAACAGACCGGCCGTGAACGTGGTCAGCGAGTTGAGCGGCACCGTCACATCGGCCTGCGTCAGGATGTTGTTGCCGACACTGCCGTGCCCGCTGCTTAGCGTCGAGCCCACGCCACGATTCGGCTGGATCACGATTTCCGCGGCTGGCGCGAGCGGCCCGACGCCGAAGGTCTTCTTGATGTCGAGATAGACGTCACCGATCTGGCTTTCGAAATAGTCGTACACGCCCGGATCGTGATTGACGAACTGGAAGCTGCCCGAACGGCGCGCGCGGTTGTACAGATACAGCGGGTCGAGATAGCCGGTCACGCTCAGGCCGGCGAGCGGGCCGGTGGTAGCGGCGTCTTCGAGCGAATCGGTTTTCAGCGTGAGGTTGTTGACCTGTTCATGCATGGCCTGGAAATCGCGCGTCAACGCGGCGGGGTCGCGCACAGCGTTGTCGGCGGCCGATGCGGATGCCGGCGCCGTGCCCGGCGCCGTCCCCGCTGTCGCGCTCGCCACAGCCGGCGCTTTCGCCTTCGCCTGCAAGCTATGAATCTGCGCCTGAAGCGCCGTGATCTGCGCCTGCAACGCATCGAGTTGCGTGGCGACCGATGGCCGTGCCGCGGCGTCCGTCTGCGCGGCAAACGCCGCGCACTGGAACGCGAGCGCGCTCACCAGAACAATCACTTTCAGTTTCATGATGGAAGACATCGAATGGACGTGTTGATCCGCACCGCGTCGCGAGACGCGGCGGCGGAATGCGTATTGGTGAGGTGGGTTTGAAGCGGCCGGATCAGGCCGTCAGTCGGTTTTGTATTGCTGCCACAGACGCGTCACCAGGCGGTTGATTTCAGTCGGCAACGGCTTGACCGCGAACAGCTTGTTGAAATCTCCCGACGTTGGGAACACAGCCGGATCGGCCAGCACATCCGCATGCACGAGCTTCGACGCACTCGACACCGCCGTGGGATACGAGGTGTCGTTCGTCAGGTTCGCGCTCTCCTTTTCCGACAGCACGAAGTTGACCCACTTCAGCGCCGCCTCCGGATGCGGCGCGTCTTTCGGCACGGCCATCACGTCGAACCAGATCGGGCCGCCCTCGTTCGGCAGAATGTATTTGATGTGGTACGAGCGGTGCGCGTCCAGCGCGGACCGCCGCGCGGTATTCACGTCGCCGGACCAGCCGAGCGCGAGGCAGATGTCGCCGTTCGCCAGATCGCCGATATAGCTGCCGGTGCTGAACTGCGCGATGTACGGGCGGATGCCCTTCAACACAGTCAGCGCGTCCTGGTAGTCTTTGGGATTCGCGCTGTTCGGATCGCGCTTCATGTAGAGCAGCACGCTGCCGAACACGTCGCGCGGCGAATCGATCAGCGAAATGCCGCAGCTCTTCAGCTTCGCGGCGTTCTTCGGATCGAATAGCAGATCGAGTCCGTCGAGCTTCGCGTCCTTGCCGAGCGCCGCCTGCACTTTCTCGACGTTGATGCCGAAGCCGTCCGTGCCCCAGCTCCACGGCACGCCGTACTGGTGAGTGGGGTCGTCGGCGGCGAGCAGCGCCATCAGTTTCGGGTCGAGCAGCGCGTAGTTCGGCAGCTTCGTCCGGTCGAGCGGCTGGTAGATGCCCGCCGCCACCTGCTTCGCCCAGAACGCGTCCGACGGCACTACCACGTCATAGCCGGAACTGCCTGACAGCAACTTGGCCTGCAAGGTCTCGTTGCTGTCGAACTCCTGATAGACGACATGAATGCCGGTCGCTTTCTCGAAGTTCGCGACCGTATCCTTGCCGATCGAATTACCCCAGTTGTAGATATTCACCACCGCCGGGTCCGCGTGTGCCGCAGCGGCCAGCAAACCTACCGACAGCGCCCGCAACGGCCGCGCCCACCTGCTACTCCACCCGCTGATTTCCATCCCGACCTCCGTCCCCGATTCACGATGATGTAACGATGGAGAGAGTCTAGGGAGGCGAAATCCGGCCGTCTGTCCCGACTACGGGGGGACACGGTGGATATAGCGTGCGACGTCTCATCGCGGCGGACGGACGGCGGCGGGTTAGCCGCAGTGGGCGCACGGTTTTTTTCGTGTTATCAGTGAAAGCTGCCGCGGGCCTTCGCCCGCCACCCAAGGCCATGAACGCTCCACACTCCTTCACCCCGCTCGCGGTCGGTCAACTGGCCGCGCTGTCGAGCGCGCTGGGCCCGGTCGTCGACTGCGCCGGTTCGTCACGCTTTCTGCGGCAAATGTTCGATTGCGTCAGGCAGTTCGTCGACTGCGATTCGCTGCATCTGATGCGCGCGCGTGTTTTGCCGCATGCCGACCGGAC is drawn from Burkholderia sp. 9120 and contains these coding sequences:
- a CDS encoding acyl-CoA synthetase gives rise to the protein MNLDGQTYESLTASFAWRIPPRYNIGVDVCDKWADGSGRLALIYEDPEGRATHYTFDELKALSDRFANALLAAGAQRGDRIGIFLSQSIETAVAHLAAYKAGMVAVPLFALFGIDAIEHRLGDSGAVALITDNAGVQKIAEIRAALPALRNVFSVDIADESAYDAAQANPVRSFWHALNNAPAEFTPADTSADDPAVIIYTSGTTGKPKGALHGHRVLPGHLPGVELSQQGFPVQATLMWTPADWAWIGGLFDVLLPSWHHGVAVLARRFAKFDGQAAFDLMARHAVSHTFLPPTALKMMRGVEHPERWPLALRSVASGGESLGEELIDWGRKALGVTINEFYGQTECNVVVSSCAALFEPCFGAIGRAVPGHHVAIVDADGNELQQGAIGDIAVAAPDPVMFLGYWGNEAATREKYRGKFLVTGDLGTRDADGFIRFVGRGDDVITSAGYRIGPASIEDSLLRHPAVSMAAVIGAPDRERTEIVMAFVVLKPGFIGDDALVREIQQHVKTRLAAHEYPREIRFVDSLPLTATGKVIRRALRAGLGQDGEHPAAKPESR
- a CDS encoding extracellular solute-binding protein; the encoded protein is MEISGWSSRWARPLRALSVGLLAAAAHADPAVVNIYNWGNSIGKDTVANFEKATGIHVVYQEFDSNETLQAKLLSGSSGYDVVVPSDAFWAKQVAAGIYQPLDRTKLPNYALLDPKLMALLAADDPTHQYGVPWSWGTDGFGINVEKVQAALGKDAKLDGLDLLFDPKNAAKLKSCGISLIDSPRDVFGSVLLYMKRDPNSANPKDYQDALTVLKGIRPYIAQFSTGSYIGDLANGDICLALGWSGDVNTARRSALDAHRSYHIKYILPNEGGPIWFDVMAVPKDAPHPEAALKWVNFVLSEKESANLTNDTSYPTAVSSASKLVHADVLADPAVFPTSGDFNKLFAVKPLPTEINRLVTRLWQQYKTD
- a CDS encoding TetR/AcrR family transcriptional regulator, with the translated sequence MTVSAASRRVPVQARSEQRLRAILEAARLVFSEVGYASATMTEIARRVGVSEATIFTYFASKRDLCVRVLGNWYDEIIAQVEGELPLIDGTRSKFAYLVRTHLYRLTVDGTGLCALILSEGREKDDKFGDVIVELQRRYTAPMMQVLAEGVAGGDVRDDMPLGLLRSAVYGPMEHVLWDAVRKQKAVDIEATAASLSDLLWQGLVPPDTRQAALKQLRNDIVGAVKRFEAAESK
- a CDS encoding SDR family oxidoreductase; this encodes MPTASPSTSPPLSGYRSVFREGLFAGKIVVVTGAGSGLGRCTAHELASLGATIALIGRSADKLEAVQAELVADHQNVSGHRIYSCDIRNEQQVRDTVAAVVQDLGQIDGLFNCAGGQFPAKLEAISLNGWDAVVRNNLHGTFLMSRECYTQWMQHHGGAIVNMLADIWGGMPGMGHSGAARAGVWNFTETAACEWGHSGVRVNAVAPGWIASAGMDSYDESYRALLRSLKHKVPLQRFGTESELASAAVFLLSEASAFINGTVIRVDGGVPNARHSWPLPAAERTIEYNGFPRYQPPTGLQEQTQ
- a CDS encoding DUF3138 family protein, with amino-acid sequence MKLKVIVLVSALAFQCAAFAAQTDAAARPSVATQLDALQAQITALQAQIHSLQAKAKAPAVASATAGTAPGTAPASASAADNAVRDPAALTRDFQAMHEQVNNLTLKTDSLEDAATTGPLAGLSVTGYLDPLYLYNRARRSGSFQFVNHDPGVYDYFESQIGDVYLDIKKTFGVGPLAPAAEIVIQPNRGVGSTLSSGHGSVGNNILTQADVTVPLNSLTTFTAGLLQSPIGYEPQPSNQMLTLTHNLLYDFSEPAGMVGIGLKGNNAIFTHFWQVYLSNEQLRTSAAIVNGPDNTSHSNWVPSLTARFDDVLSTALDIGVAGMVGRSTLFSPCANPGGYGYQCSASTPFGMMRYVETDLTYTRDKLQLNAQLDYGDQQKGAYDGGTARWYGFSLQGHKKWTSAWLGHMGATLRFDYLNDTANGGGAPNILYGLAGGNPAVNASSGFGIDPACFAASTRNGTECKGAAHYDITADLLFFPTQQITLKFEYRHDQANHPVFLMNDGTYSRANDILATQFIYSF
- a CDS encoding Lrp/AsnC family transcriptional regulator, which translates into the protein MTDNSRPPASRTGKALKTPGAQPAVAAVLDDTDRKLLALLAEDATRTYAELGKLLFLSAPAVHERARRLKKEGVIKATVAALDAARLNRPLLAFVHVDTTSWAVTRQLLALKELSDVEEIHTVTGESAMLLKVRTRDTQTLEQLLARIHAIEGFTGTRSYIALTTYLERGPSPEL
- a CDS encoding amidohydrolase translates to MSHFSHDSHDAARENLRYRNCTFVNGTIYTGGTTPTVVPCLAVRDGVIAYAGSYADLPAELHAAEQVDLRGRMIVPGFTDSHAHPVEGFQLTCDADLGDAHSLDAIAHQVRECAALHPQRSWVMAGNVALEALGAQLNRSALDTMVGDRPLLLIGHDVHSGCLNTAALRVLGVSATTPDPEGGIYERDAHGAPTGVVHEAALYGLFRHLPQMGADESARALQKAQRQAHENGITGWFEAMVGQRLVDAYVRARDSGNLKANVSLGLLVSPNLALAPQIGKLIDWRRQYDGGRVRLHTAKIFIDGVLESHTGALLDNYADVDHNGAAHWTPAQLHEAVFAADAAGFDLHFHTIGDRAVRMALDTLEALNRERGRRDRRAQLAHVQLIDPLDVPRFAETGAIASVQAVWGSVAPGLKALYTQLLGERRMSRQYAFGDLQRGGAMLSGGSDWPVSTQNPLVAIETALRRAAPGDVADVPFLPEQSVGVEAMLKAYTHNSAFSLRFDGEAGVLAVGRPASLAVLSGDVRDVAPHRVAEVQVGMTLFEGERVFGGVE